Sequence from the Gemmatimonadaceae bacterium genome:
TGGGCAGCCCGCAGGAGGTGATCGACAAGATTCTCTTCGAGCACAGCCTGTTCGGAATGACGCGGTTCCTTATTCAATTCACCGTCGGCACGCTGCCGCACGCGACGGTGATGCGGTCCATCGAGCTGTTCGGAACGAAGGTCGCACCGGCGGTGCGCAAGGAAGTTGGCGAAACCCCGTCGAAATAACCCGCGATCCTTTCGCTGGACACCGGTAGCTCGCGGGAACAGAATTGAGTCCTACTCCTCTGGAGGCCCCATGCATACTGGCGCATTCGCGCGCTGCGGTCATGGCTCTGACCGCCGCGGACTGGGCGGATCACTATAGCCAGGCGGCGATCTACCTCCGCCTCAACGGCCTGCTGCCGCCGACGGCGAAGAAGCCGGCGCAGTAACCAGGCTAGGCCGGCGTGATCCGGCTCGCACGCATTACGCTCCGGGAGATTCGTCTCCCGCTGGTGGAGCCGTTCCAGACATCCACGGGCGTGGTCGAGGAGCGACGCATTCTGCTTCTCGAGCTCGCCGACGCCGACGGTAGCGAGACATGGAGCGAGTGCGTTGCCGAGACGCTGCCGACGTACAGTCCAGAAACCGTGGACACGTGCTGGCTCGCGCTTTCGGAGTGGATCGTTCCGATCGTGCTCGGCGAGCCTTTCTCGGCGTCGAACCTCGTGCATGCAACGCTTGAGCGTCGCATTCGAGGACATCGCATGGCCAGGGCGACGGTCGAGATGGGCGTATGGGCGCTGGCCGCATCGCGGCGAGGGCTGTCGCTTGCGGCGCTGCTTGTGAGCGAGAGCGATATTGCGCGCCAGCTCGGCGCCGGGCCGCGACCGTTCGTCGAGACGGGCATTGCGCTGGGCATGCAGCCCAGTCCCGAAGCGCTGGCGGAGCGATCACTGGCTGCTCACGCCGCCGGATACCGGCGGATCAAGGTAAAGATTGCGCCGGGCCGCGACGTGCCGTATGTGCGGGCCGCGCGCGACGCGCTAGGACCCGGAGTCTCGCTGACCGTTGATGCCAACTGCAGCTACACGCTGGACGACGCCGATCACATTCGGGTGTTGGAGACGCTGGACACGCTCGGTCTGACGATGATCGAGCAGCCGCTGGCGCACGATGACCTCTTACGCCACGCCGAGCTCCAGCGGCGACTCTCGACGCCGATATGCCTCGACGAGAGCATCTCCAGCGACGCGAACACGGAGGAAATGCTGGCGCTCGGGAGTGCGCGCATGGTGAACCTGAAGCCCGGACGCGTTGGCGGCTTTCAGCAGGCGCTCGCAATTCACGACCGCTGCGCGCGCGCCGGTATTCCGGTCTGGTGCGGCGGCATGCTCGAGTGCGGAATCGGCCGGGCCTACAACGTGGCGCTGGCGTCGCTCCCCAACTTCACCGAGCCCGGCGATCTCTCACCGAGCTCGCGCTACTGGGCACGCGACGTCGTCATGCAGCCGTGGACGATGGACGCGGAAGGACGCGTGCGGGTTCCGCTGGAGCGCGCAGGACTCGGCGTAGATGTGGACGAGGCGCTAGTGGACGATCTGACTGTGCGCCGGGCGAACTTCCGCGCGCGCTGAGCGAGGCGGTCAGCGCGTTGCGACGACCTCACGAAGCGCGGCGCGGCGAAGCTTTCCCGACGCGGTGCGCGGCAGCGGCTCCGTGACGAAACGAAATTCCCGCGGCATCTTGTAGCCGGCGAGGCGCGGTTGGCAGTGCGCCTCCAGGGCAGAAGCGTCCGGCGTGGCCAAGCCGGTCGTGTTGGCGATCCTGACGATTGCCACGACGCGCTGTCCCCACGTAGCGTCGGCGACTCCGATGACGCCTGCCTCGGTGATGGACGGGTGCGACAGCAGTACCGCTTCTACTTCCGCGGGATAGACGTTCTCGCCGCCGGTGACGATGAGATCGTCGCGCCGATCGAGCACGTACAGGTACCCTTCCGCGTCGAGTCGGCCGACGTCGCCCGTGTGCAGCCAGCCGTCAACGATCGTTCGGGAAGTAGCATCGGGCCAACCGGAGTAGCCGGCCATGACGATGGGCCCGCGCACGAGAATTTCCCCTGCCTCGTCCGGACGTTCGTCGGGTCGGGTCGTCGCGGCGATGCGCACCTCATTCGGATACAGCACCTTGCCGGCGGCACCGAGCCTGCGTGCCGCGTCCTCGGGGGCTAGCGTGACCACTTGGGAGCAAGCCTCGGTGAGGCCGTACGTCTGCATGACCGGCACACCAATCGAGGCGCACCGCTCGAGCAATGAGCGTGGCACGGGACCGCCCCCGACCAGCACACAACGAAGGGTCGGCGGATACGGCCTGTCTCCCCGCGCATCCAGCATTCGCTGCAGCATCACGGCGACAACCGACACCACTGTCACCTGGCCTTCGTCTATCGCGGCGTTCACGGTGTCCGCGTCGAACCCGTCGTGTACCACCGCCGCGATGCCGTAGATCGCCGAGCGCAGGACGATGGACAATCCTCCGACGTGGAACAGCGGGAGGCACGCGAGCCAGCGGTCGTCCGCGTGCGTGCCGAGGTTGAGCGCCGACCCGATGGCGCTC
This genomic interval carries:
- the menC gene encoding o-succinylbenzoate synthase, giving the protein MIRLARITLREIRLPLVEPFQTSTGVVEERRILLLELADADGSETWSECVAETLPTYSPETVDTCWLALSEWIVPIVLGEPFSASNLVHATLERRIRGHRMARATVEMGVWALAASRRGLSLAALLVSESDIARQLGAGPRPFVETGIALGMQPSPEALAERSLAAHAAGYRRIKVKIAPGRDVPYVRAARDALGPGVSLTVDANCSYTLDDADHIRVLETLDTLGLTMIEQPLAHDDLLRHAELQRRLSTPICLDESISSDANTEEMLALGSARMVNLKPGRVGGFQQALAIHDRCARAGIPVWCGGMLECGIGRAYNVALASLPNFTEPGDLSPSSRYWARDVVMQPWTMDAEGRVRVPLERAGLGVDVDEALVDDLTVRRANFRAR
- the menE gene encoding o-succinylbenzoate--CoA ligase, whose product is MTERTTVFPDWLASRAASMPDRTALVADGRSWTFAALDADVTRTARRLATLGVRAGDRIAALLHNGSAAVLLPHAALRLGATLVPLNVRLSEPELAWQLGDAAPQLLVAESRTLARVENARLEHPALVIVSTDADGAALLGSAPLDVLDEVDTPLRLNHDADAVLAIIYTSGTTGQPKGAMLTVANFWWSAIGSALNLGTHADDRWLACLPLFHVGGLSIVLRSAIYGIAAVVHDGFDADTVNAAIDEGQVTVVSVVAVMLQRMLDARGDRPYPPTLRCVLVGGGPVPRSLLERCASIGVPVMQTYGLTEACSQVVTLAPEDAARRLGAAGKVLYPNEVRIAATTRPDERPDEAGEILVRGPIVMAGYSGWPDATSRTIVDGWLHTGDVGRLDAEGYLYVLDRRDDLIVTGGENVYPAEVEAVLLSHPSITEAGVIGVADATWGQRVVAIVRIANTTGLATPDASALEAHCQPRLAGYKMPREFRFVTEPLPRTASGKLRRAALREVVATR